In the genome of Nycticebus coucang isolate mNycCou1 chromosome 12, mNycCou1.pri, whole genome shotgun sequence, one region contains:
- the PIANP gene encoding PILR alpha-associated neural protein, giving the protein MESRMWPALLLSHLLPLWPLLLLPLPPPAQGSSSSPRTPPAPARPPCARGGPSAPRHVCVWERAPPPSRSPRVPRSRRQVLPGTAPPATPSGFEEGPPSSQYPWAIVWGPTVSREDGGDPNSANPGFLDYGFAAPHGLATPHPNSDSMRGDGDGLILGESPATLRPFLFGGRGEGVDPQLYVTITISVIIVLVATGIIFKFCWDRSQKRRRPSGQQGALRQEESQQPLTDLSPAGVTVLGAFGDSPTPTPDHEEPRGGPRPGMPQAKGAPAFQLNRIPLVNL; this is encoded by the exons ATGGAGTCCAGGATGTG GCCTGCTCTGCTGCTGTCCCACCTTCTCCCTCTCTGGCCACTGCTATTGctgcccctcccacctccagctcagggctcttcctcctcccctcgaaccccaccagccccagcccgcCCCCCCTGTGCCCGGGGAGGCCCCTCAGCTCCACGTCACGTATGTGTGTGGGAACGGGCACCTCCACCAAGCCGATCCCCTCGGGTCCCAAGATCTCGTCGGCAAGTCCTGCCAGGCACTGCACCTCCTGCCACCCCATCAGGCTTTGAGGAGGGCCCACCCTCCTCACAGTACCCCTGGGCTATTGTCTGGGGTCCCACAGTATCTCGAGAGGATGGGGGTGACCCCAACTCTGCCAATCCTGGATTTCTGGACTATGGCTTTGCAGCCCCCCATGGGCTCGCTACCCCACACCCCAACTCAGACTCAATGCGGGGTGATGGAGATGGCCTCATCCTTGGAGAATCACCTGCTACCCTGCGGCCGTTCCTGTTTGGGGGCCGTGGGGAAG GTGTGGATCCCCAGCTCTATGTTACAATCACCATCTCCGTCATCATTGTTCTCGTGGCCACTGGCATCATCTTCAAGTTCTG TTGGGACCGCAGCCAGAAGCGGCGTAGGCCCTCAGGGCAGCAAGgtgccctgaggcaggaggagagcCAGCAGCCGCTGACAGACCTGTCCCCTGCCGGAGTCACTGTGCTGGGGGCCTTCGGGGATTCACCTACTCCCACCCCTGACCATGAGGAGCCCCGAGGGGGACCCCGGCCTGGGATGCCCCAGGCCAAGGGGGCTCCAGCCTTCCAGTTGAACCG GATTCCCTTGGTGAATCTGTGa